The following coding sequences are from one Ornithodoros turicata isolate Travis chromosome 1, ASM3712646v1, whole genome shotgun sequence window:
- the LOC135393889 gene encoding uncharacterized protein LOC135393889 has product MNPAGDQQHPPPGVTAPSAAAMPPMSHVAVRLPPFWHRGPHIWFQQVEAQFLLAGITSQLTKYRHIVSSLPPEIAMDVADLIASPPPQAPYDQLRTAVLQRTMMSERKRLQQLLNAEELGDRRPSQLLRAMQALLADRSASFDEALLRELFLQRLPPTVQMVLTTAASLPLCNLAGLADKVMEVASPAASISAVGHNHPTSSPGLLHQGTVPPLSPAAFASTSDMAAVRADIQRLSETVAALRYPDSRRRSPRRSSRSRRFPPLSAKTRRPKPVSVRRLQPTTLLVP; this is encoded by the coding sequence ATGAACCCTGCTGGCGACCAGCAACACCCTCCGCCTGGCGTAACCGCCCCCTCTGCTGCTGCGATGCCTCCCATGTCCCACGTCGCTGTTCGATTGCCGCCATTTTGGCATCGAGGACCCCACATCTGGTTCCAGCAGGTCGAAGCCCAGTTCCTGCTCGCTGGAATTACTTCCCAACTCACCAAGTACCGGCACATCGTCTCTTCCCTACCACCAGAGATAGCCATGGACGTTGCCGACTTAATAGCAAGCCCTCCACCTCAGGCGCCCTACGACCAGTTGCGCACTGCTGTTCTCCAGCGGACTATGATGTCAGAGCGGAAGCGCCTGCAGCAGCTCTTGAATGCCGAAGAACTCGGTGACCGACGACCTTCGCAGCTACTTCGCGCCATGCAGGCTCTCCTGGCGGATCGCTCAGCCTCTTTCGACGAAGCACTGCTTCGCGAGCTATTTTTGCAACGGCTACCCCCAACCGTACAGATGGTTCTCACTACAGCCGCCAGCTTGCCACTTTGTAACTTGGCCGGCCTTGCCGACAAGGTCATGGAGGTCGCTTCTCCTGCAGCAAGCATAAGCGCCGTCGGCCATAACCACCCTACTTCCTCTCCAGGCCTTCTGCATCAGGGCACGGTGCCGCCGCTTTCACCTGCCGCCTTTGCGAGTACGAGCGACATGGCTGCCGTGAGAGCGGATATCCAACGCCTCTCCGAGACTGTCGCTGCCCTGCGCTACCCCGATAGCCGTCGCCGGTCTCCCAGAAGATCCAGCCGCTCCCGCCGTTTTCCGCCACTCTCCGCGAAGACAAGACGGCCGAAGCCAGTCTCCGTTCGACGACTCCAACCCACCACCTTGTTGGTACCATGA